A stretch of the Bradyrhizobium arachidis genome encodes the following:
- the flhB gene encoding flagellar biosynthesis protein FlhB: MAEDNDPDSQTEDPTQKRLDEALERGDVAKSQEINTWFVIAGATLVISTFSGSIGGGLLMPMRNLLANSWMIRTDGKSLIALTQQLELAVIAAIGVPLLMLALAAIAGNMLQHRLVWSAESLKPKFSKISPGAGFKRIFGKQAAANFLKGIGKLIALGAVMTMILWPERHRMEAMVKLDPAAMMGATTSLTVQLMGAVVAALAIVAIADYLFQYRSWFQRQKMSLQEIKEEFKQSEGDPHIKGKLRQLRQQRSRKRMMAAVPKASVIITNPTHYSIALSYERGMSAPICVAKGVDNLAFKIREIARAHDIPIVENVPLARALYATVDIDQEIPVEHYHAVAEVIGYVMRLKRGFSAGRGWDLPEKYRKWL; this comes from the coding sequence ATGGCGGAAGACAACGATCCCGACAGTCAAACAGAAGATCCGACACAAAAGCGTCTCGACGAGGCGCTCGAGCGCGGCGACGTTGCCAAAAGTCAGGAGATCAACACCTGGTTCGTGATCGCGGGTGCAACGCTCGTGATCTCGACCTTTTCCGGCTCGATCGGCGGCGGGCTGTTGATGCCGATGCGCAATCTGCTCGCCAATTCCTGGATGATCAGGACCGACGGCAAGAGCCTGATCGCGCTGACGCAGCAACTAGAACTCGCAGTCATCGCTGCGATCGGCGTGCCGCTGTTGATGCTGGCGCTGGCCGCGATCGCCGGCAACATGCTGCAGCATCGCCTGGTGTGGTCGGCGGAATCTCTCAAACCCAAATTCAGCAAGATCTCGCCCGGCGCAGGCTTCAAGCGCATCTTCGGCAAGCAGGCCGCGGCCAACTTCCTCAAGGGTATCGGCAAGCTCATCGCGCTCGGCGCGGTCATGACCATGATCTTGTGGCCGGAACGGCACCGGATGGAGGCCATGGTCAAGCTCGACCCGGCGGCCATGATGGGTGCGACAACGAGCCTGACCGTGCAACTCATGGGCGCGGTGGTTGCAGCCCTCGCGATCGTGGCGATCGCCGATTATCTGTTCCAGTACCGAAGCTGGTTCCAGCGCCAAAAGATGTCGCTCCAGGAGATCAAGGAGGAGTTCAAGCAGTCCGAAGGCGATCCGCACATCAAGGGCAAGCTGCGGCAGTTGCGCCAGCAGCGCTCGCGGAAGCGCATGATGGCTGCGGTTCCCAAGGCCTCGGTGATCATCACCAACCCGACCCACTATTCGATCGCGCTGTCCTATGAGCGCGGCATGTCGGCGCCGATCTGCGTCGCCAAGGGCGTCGACAATCTCGCCTTCAAGATCAGGGAGATCGCCCGCGCCCACGACATCCCGATCGTCGAGAACGTGCCGCTGGCGCGCGCGCTCTATGCCACCGTCGATATCGACCAGGAAATCCCCGTGGAACACTACCATGCGGTCGCCGAGGTCATCGGCTACGTCATGCGGCTGAAGCGTGGCTTCTCGGCAGGACGCGGGTGGGATCTTCCCGAAAAGTACCGGAAATGGCTGTAA
- the cckA gene encoding cell cycle histidine kinase CckA, with protein sequence MTAETDHDLSREPAAAHDSPQRAGSIALVLLVAAALVAVAVGLMTLGRVQAQPYILGILAVLAMVGLFNLFAFAAGIIRFADRNLDDPVIGRISDHAFDGLAVTDPRGHVVYSNAAYLTLTGASGPQDVRPVERVFIGNPDVSEAVFRLLKAAREGKRQQEEVRISGVDGSQGRWLRMRVRPLGTAKREAKYAVWSIADITRDRERQEDVFQELQHAIEYLDHAPCGFFSVNPAGELAYVNATLANWLDYDLAEIGSGGLRLTDIVSGDGASLLTSIVAVPGEVKTEVFDIDLRMRTGKSMPVRLYHKLAFGADGVPGPSRTLVISRARDERSDPDRAAEVRFMRFFDHTPMAIATVDRGGNVVRANARYAKLGQGLGLDSSSKSIFRAVNSRDRHILIAAINQAAEGQADIAPVEVALEGAKERWGQFFVTPVEENERDTEAAIVYMLETTERRALENQINQSQKMETVGQLAGGIAHDFNNVLSAIMMANDFLLNAHKPTDPSFQDIMQIKQNATRAATLVRQLLAFSRRQTLRPQVLDLGDALSDLAMLLRRLIGEKVKHETIHGRDLWPVKVDVSQFEQVIVNLAVNARDAMPDGGKLIIRTANVTADESAKLAYKGMPAADYVRIEVSDTGTGIPADIRDKIFEPFFSTKEVGKGTGLGLSTVYGIVKQTGGFIYVDSEPGKGTSFQIFLPRHRPEPETQVETPAAATNGAAAVTTEAAKDAPAAEAKPRTDLTGQGTILLVEDEEGLRALNARGLRSRGYTVVEAENGVEAMEVLDEQGGAIDLVVSDVVMPEMDGPTLLKAMREQNPDIKFIFVSGYAEDAFEKSLPEGQQFDFLPKPFTLSQLVAAVKETMTKSG encoded by the coding sequence ATGACCGCCGAGACCGACCACGACCTGTCACGCGAGCCTGCCGCGGCGCATGATTCGCCGCAGCGCGCGGGCAGCATTGCGCTGGTGCTGCTGGTGGCGGCAGCCCTGGTGGCGGTGGCCGTCGGCCTGATGACGCTCGGGCGGGTCCAGGCGCAGCCCTATATCCTCGGCATCCTCGCGGTGCTGGCGATGGTTGGCCTGTTCAACCTGTTCGCCTTTGCTGCCGGCATCATCCGCTTCGCCGATCGCAATCTCGACGACCCCGTGATCGGCCGCATCTCCGATCATGCCTTTGACGGACTCGCGGTGACCGATCCGCGCGGGCATGTGGTCTATTCCAACGCCGCCTATCTGACGCTGACCGGCGCGTCCGGCCCGCAGGACGTCCGACCCGTCGAGCGCGTCTTCATCGGCAATCCCGACGTTTCGGAAGCGGTGTTCCGCCTGCTCAAGGCCGCGCGTGAGGGGAAACGGCAGCAGGAAGAGGTGCGCATCTCCGGCGTGGACGGCAGCCAGGGCCGCTGGCTGCGCATGCGCGTGCGCCCGCTCGGCACGGCCAAGCGCGAAGCGAAATATGCGGTGTGGTCGATCGCCGACATCACCCGCGACCGCGAGCGCCAGGAGGACGTGTTCCAGGAGCTCCAGCACGCGATCGAGTATCTCGACCACGCGCCGTGCGGCTTCTTCTCGGTCAACCCGGCGGGGGAGCTCGCCTATGTCAATGCGACGCTGGCGAACTGGCTCGACTACGACCTTGCCGAGATCGGCTCGGGCGGGCTGAGGCTGACCGACATCGTCTCCGGCGATGGCGCTTCGCTCCTCACCTCGATCGTGGCGGTGCCCGGCGAGGTGAAGACCGAAGTCTTCGACATCGATCTGCGCATGCGCACCGGCAAGTCCATGCCGGTGCGGCTCTATCACAAGCTCGCTTTCGGCGCCGACGGGGTGCCGGGGCCGTCGCGTACGTTGGTGATCAGCCGCGCCCGCGACGAACGCAGCGATCCCGACCGCGCCGCCGAAGTGCGCTTCATGCGCTTCTTCGACCACACGCCGATGGCGATCGCGACCGTCGATCGCGGCGGCAACGTGGTCCGCGCCAACGCGCGCTATGCGAAGCTCGGGCAGGGCCTCGGCCTCGACAGCTCCAGCAAGTCGATCTTCCGCGCCGTCAATTCGCGCGACCGGCACATTTTGATCGCGGCGATCAACCAGGCGGCCGAAGGCCAGGCCGACATCGCACCGGTCGAGGTCGCGCTGGAAGGGGCGAAGGAGCGCTGGGGCCAGTTCTTCGTCACGCCGGTGGAGGAGAACGAGCGCGATACCGAAGCCGCCATCGTCTACATGCTCGAGACCACCGAGCGGCGCGCGCTGGAAAACCAGATCAACCAGTCGCAGAAGATGGAGACGGTCGGCCAGCTCGCCGGCGGCATCGCGCACGACTTCAACAATGTGCTGTCAGCCATCATGATGGCGAACGACTTCCTCTTGAACGCGCACAAGCCGACCGATCCGTCGTTCCAGGACATCATGCAGATCAAGCAGAACGCGACGCGGGCTGCGACCCTGGTGCGCCAACTGCTGGCGTTCTCGCGCCGGCAGACGCTGCGGCCGCAGGTGCTCGATCTCGGCGATGCGCTCTCCGATCTCGCCATGCTGCTGCGCCGGCTGATCGGCGAGAAGGTCAAGCACGAGACCATCCACGGCCGCGATCTCTGGCCGGTCAAGGTCGACGTCTCCCAGTTCGAGCAGGTGATCGTCAACCTCGCGGTGAACGCGCGCGACGCGATGCCCGATGGCGGCAAGCTGATCATCCGCACCGCGAACGTGACTGCGGACGAGTCGGCCAAGCTCGCCTATAAGGGCATGCCGGCCGCCGACTATGTGCGCATCGAGGTCTCCGACACCGGCACCGGCATTCCCGCCGACATCCGCGACAAGATCTTTGAGCCGTTCTTCTCGACCAAGGAGGTGGGCAAGGGCACCGGTCTCGGACTCTCCACCGTCTACGGTATCGTCAAGCAGACCGGCGGTTTCATCTACGTCGATTCCGAGCCGGGCAAGGGCACATCGTTCCAGATCTTCCTGCCCCGGCATCGTCCCGAGCCGGAGACGCAAGTCGAGACGCCGGCTGCGGCGACCAACGGCGCTGCCGCTGTTACAACCGAGGCAGCCAAGGACGCGCCTGCGGCCGAAGCCAAGCCTCGCACCGATCTCACGGGACAGGGCACCATTTTACTCGTCGAGGACGAGGAGGGTCTGCGCGCGCTGAACGCACGCGGCCTGCGTTCGCGCGGCTACACCGTGGTCGAGGCCGAGAACGGCGTCGAGGCGATGGAGGTACTGGACGAGCAGGGCGGCGCGATCGACCTCGTTGTGTCCGACGTGGTGATGCCGGAGATGGACGGGCCAACGCTGTTGAAGGCGATGCGCGAGCAAAACCCCGACATCAAGTTCATCTTCGTCTCGGGCTATGCCGAGGACGCCTTCGAGAAGAGCCTGCCCGAGGGCCAGCAGTTCGACTTCCTGCCAAAGCCCTTCACGCTCAGCCAACTCGTGGCCGCGGTGAAGGAGACGATGACGAAGTCGGGGTGA
- a CDS encoding TIM44-like domain-containing protein: MNFSQRSRSFVKTIAVMLALALPTALAISSADARVGGGFSSGSRGSRTYSAPPSTQTAPGSTSQFNRTYTQPGAGMNSAATAPARGGLFGRAGGFMGGLAAGFLGAGLLGMLFGGGLFGGLGGLSSIIGLIIQIALVVLVVRLAMSWWQRRHAPQAAYAGPSAGPDPGAQTNYRSGLSGFGFGANNAPLEIKPADYEAFERLLGETQAAWSNEDVAKLHTLATPEMVSYFEKDLSENRARNVVNKVSNVKLLQGDLAEAWREGETDYATVALRFALTDKTVDRNTGATVAGSEQPTEATEVWTFARRTGGNWELSAIQQTN; encoded by the coding sequence ATGAATTTCTCGCAACGTAGCCGCAGTTTCGTGAAGACCATCGCCGTCATGCTGGCGCTGGCGCTGCCGACCGCGCTCGCGATCTCCTCTGCCGACGCCCGCGTCGGCGGCGGCTTCTCGTCGGGCTCGCGCGGCTCGCGGACCTATTCCGCGCCGCCCTCGACGCAGACCGCGCCGGGCTCGACCTCGCAGTTCAACCGCACCTACACCCAGCCGGGCGCTGGCATGAACTCGGCTGCGACCGCGCCCGCGCGCGGCGGCCTGTTCGGCCGTGCCGGCGGCTTCATGGGCGGCCTGGCGGCCGGCTTCCTGGGCGCAGGCCTTCTGGGCATGCTGTTCGGCGGCGGCCTGTTCGGCGGTCTCGGCGGCCTGTCCTCGATCATCGGCCTGATCATCCAGATCGCGCTCGTCGTGCTGGTCGTGCGGCTGGCGATGTCCTGGTGGCAGCGCCGTCACGCCCCGCAGGCCGCCTATGCCGGCCCGAGCGCCGGTCCCGACCCGGGGGCGCAGACGAACTATCGCAGCGGCCTGTCCGGTTTCGGCTTCGGCGCCAACAACGCCCCGCTCGAGATCAAGCCGGCCGATTACGAGGCCTTCGAGCGCCTGCTCGGCGAGACCCAGGCGGCCTGGTCGAACGAGGATGTGGCCAAGCTGCACACGCTCGCGACGCCCGAAATGGTCTCCTATTTCGAGAAGGATCTCAGCGAGAACCGCGCACGTAACGTCGTCAACAAGGTTTCCAACGTGAAGCTCTTGCAGGGCGACCTGGCGGAAGCCTGGCGCGAGGGCGAGACCGATTACGCCACCGTCGCGCTGCGCTTCGCGCTGACCGACAAGACGGTCGACCGCAACACCGGCGCGACCGTCGCCGGCAGCGAGCAGCCGACCGAGGCCACCGAGGTCTGGACCTTTGCCCGTCGGACCGGCGGCAATTGGGAACTGTCGGCGATCCAGCAGACCAACTGA
- a CDS encoding lectin — translation MLAATSAQTQSADMTFFVTSSGPGKGADLGGLDGADAQCQKLAQSAGAGAKTWRAYLSTQAADGKPAINGRDRLGKGPWQNAKGVVVAKDVADLHSPANNLTKQTGLSEKGEGTNGAGDSPNRHDILTGSQPDGTAFPAGEDRTCKNWTSSTQGAAMLGHFDRRGLRDDEPSKSWNSSHPSRGSEGGCSQADLKSTGGDGLLYCFAAN, via the coding sequence ATGCTTGCGGCGACGTCGGCGCAGACGCAGTCCGCAGACATGACCTTTTTCGTGACCTCGAGCGGGCCCGGCAAGGGCGCCGATCTCGGCGGCCTCGACGGTGCCGACGCACAATGCCAGAAGCTCGCGCAATCCGCCGGTGCCGGCGCTAAAACCTGGCGTGCCTACCTCTCGACCCAAGCCGCCGACGGCAAGCCTGCCATCAATGGGCGCGACCGTCTCGGCAAGGGACCCTGGCAAAACGCAAAGGGCGTGGTCGTTGCCAAGGACGTCGCCGACCTGCACAGCCCGGCCAACAACCTCACCAAGCAGACCGGGCTGAGCGAAAAGGGCGAGGGGACCAACGGCGCCGGTGACTCGCCGAACCGCCACGACATCCTCACGGGATCGCAGCCGGACGGCACGGCTTTCCCGGCGGGCGAGGACCGGACTTGCAAGAACTGGACGAGCAGCACGCAAGGCGCTGCGATGCTCGGCCATTTCGATCGCCGCGGCCTGCGCGACGACGAGCCGTCAAAATCGTGGAACAGCTCGCATCCCTCGCGCGGCTCAGAAGGCGGCTGCTCGCAGGCCGACCTCAAGAGCACGGGCGGCGATGGGCTGTTGTACTGTTTTGCTGCGAATTGA
- a CDS encoding glutathione S-transferase, with product MKYELYYWPEIQGRGEYVRLALEEAGAAYVDVARGSRGTAAMMKLMDGRGTPPFAPPFLKAGKLVIGQTANILLYLGARHGLAPKTEGGKLWVHQLQLTIADFVLEVHDTHHPLGPSLYYEDARPAAKKRTAEFWDERVPKYLGYFEGLLESNGGAYVTGRKLTYVDLSLFQIVAGLRYAFPKRMKAFESDITGLVGLHDRVAARPNIKAYLASERRIAFNEQGIFRRYKELDA from the coding sequence ATGAAATACGAACTCTACTACTGGCCTGAGATCCAGGGCCGCGGCGAATATGTCCGTCTCGCGCTGGAGGAAGCAGGCGCCGCCTATGTCGACGTCGCGCGCGGATCGCGCGGCACGGCGGCGATGATGAAGCTGATGGATGGGCGCGGTACGCCGCCCTTCGCGCCGCCGTTCCTCAAAGCCGGCAAGCTCGTCATCGGCCAGACCGCCAACATTTTGCTCTATCTCGGCGCCCGGCACGGCCTCGCGCCAAAGACGGAAGGCGGGAAATTGTGGGTGCATCAGCTCCAGCTCACGATCGCCGACTTCGTACTTGAGGTCCACGACACCCATCATCCGCTCGGCCCCTCGCTCTACTACGAGGATGCACGGCCGGCCGCGAAGAAGCGCACCGCCGAGTTCTGGGACGAGCGCGTGCCAAAGTATCTCGGTTATTTCGAGGGGCTACTGGAGAGCAATGGCGGCGCCTACGTCACCGGGCGCAAGCTGACCTACGTCGATCTCTCGCTGTTCCAGATCGTCGCCGGCCTACGTTATGCGTTTCCAAAGCGCATGAAGGCTTTCGAGTCCGACATCACGGGACTTGTCGGTCTGCATGACCGCGTCGCGGCACGGCCGAACATCAAGGCCTATCTTGCGAGCGAGCGCCGCATTGCCTTCAACGAGCAGGGCATCTTCCGCCGCTACAAGGAGCTAGACGCGTAA
- a CDS encoding isoprenylcysteine carboxylmethyltransferase family protein has product MIARLLLQNSIFVVATGALLFAAAGTLDWPGAWALLITSAVLGPLCGWWLARVDPALLAERLRPIIQKDQPVADKVFMTAFVLAMLAWLIAMGWERRQSVTGMSPALQVLGLVLFLLSTAFILWVFRENSFAAPVVKLQAERAQRVISSGPYAYVRHPMYSGIMLFFLGVPLLLGSWWGVAFVPAFLALFAIRTRIEERALIAGLPGYADYAARVRYRLLPGVW; this is encoded by the coding sequence ATGATCGCAAGACTGCTGTTGCAGAATTCGATCTTCGTCGTCGCGACGGGCGCGCTGCTGTTTGCGGCCGCCGGCACGCTCGATTGGCCGGGCGCGTGGGCGCTCCTCATCACTTCCGCCGTGCTCGGCCCGCTCTGCGGCTGGTGGCTGGCGCGCGTCGATCCGGCGCTGCTCGCCGAACGGTTGCGGCCGATCATCCAGAAGGACCAACCCGTCGCCGACAAGGTCTTCATGACCGCATTCGTGCTGGCGATGCTGGCCTGGCTTATCGCGATGGGATGGGAGCGGCGCCAATCCGTGACCGGCATGTCGCCCGCCTTGCAGGTGCTGGGCCTTGTGCTGTTCCTGCTCTCGACTGCATTCATCCTGTGGGTGTTCCGCGAAAACTCGTTTGCCGCGCCCGTGGTGAAGCTTCAGGCCGAGCGTGCGCAACGCGTGATCTCGAGCGGGCCCTACGCCTATGTCCGCCATCCCATGTACAGCGGCATCATGCTGTTCTTCCTTGGCGTGCCGCTGCTGCTGGGCTCGTGGTGGGGCGTCGCTTTCGTGCCGGCGTTTCTGGCGCTGTTCGCCATTCGCACGCGCATCGAGGAACGCGCACTGATCGCGGGTCTGCCCGGCTATGCCGACTACGCCGCGCGCGTGCGCTATCGTCTATTGCCGGGCGTCTGGTGA
- a CDS encoding fumarate hydratase → MNAPTAFPDPSKPVPPYKHTPLFPLGKDETPYKKISSEGVRVEKVLGKDMLVVSREALRALSEAAFGDINHYLRPGHLKQLRAILEDGEASPNDKFVALDFLKNANIAAGGVLPMCQDTGTAIIMGKKGCNVITDGDDEAALSEGARDAYLRRNLRYSQVAPLSMFEEKNTANNMPAQCEIYAEGDDAYKFMFMAKGGGSANKSFLFQATPSVLTKDRLLAFLKEKVLTLGTAACPPYHLAIVIGGTSAELCMKTVKLASARYLDALPTQGSPDGNAFRDVEMEQEIHKMTQSLGVGAQFGGKYFCHDVRVIRMPRHGASLPIGLGVSCSADRQVLGKITKDGIYLEELEHNPAQYLPQVEQTLGGEVVKIDLNQPMKDILATFSNYPIKTRVSMTGTMIVARDSAHAKLRERLERGEPLPDYFKNHPVYYAGPAKTPEGYASGAFGPTTAGRMDSFVDQFQAAGGSMVMVAKGNRAPAVREACKKYGGFYLGSIGGAAANLAEHCIKKVEVLEYPELGMEAIWRIEVVDFPAFIIIDDKGNDFFKELNLG, encoded by the coding sequence ATGAACGCTCCGACCGCCTTTCCCGATCCGTCAAAGCCCGTTCCGCCCTACAAGCATACGCCGCTGTTCCCGCTGGGTAAGGATGAGACGCCCTACAAGAAAATCTCGAGCGAAGGCGTGCGGGTCGAAAAGGTGCTCGGCAAGGACATGCTGGTGGTGTCGCGCGAGGCGCTGCGGGCGCTGTCGGAAGCGGCCTTTGGCGACATCAACCACTATCTGCGTCCCGGTCATCTGAAGCAGCTTCGCGCGATCCTGGAGGACGGCGAGGCGAGCCCGAACGACAAGTTCGTCGCGCTCGACTTTTTGAAGAACGCCAACATCGCGGCCGGCGGCGTGCTGCCGATGTGCCAGGACACCGGCACCGCGATCATCATGGGCAAGAAGGGCTGCAACGTCATCACCGACGGCGACGACGAGGCGGCGCTGTCGGAAGGCGCGCGCGATGCCTATTTGCGCCGCAATCTGCGCTACTCGCAGGTCGCACCCTTGTCGATGTTCGAGGAGAAGAATACCGCCAACAACATGCCGGCGCAGTGCGAGATCTACGCCGAGGGCGATGACGCCTACAAGTTCATGTTCATGGCGAAGGGCGGCGGCTCCGCCAACAAGAGCTTTCTGTTCCAGGCCACTCCGTCCGTGCTCACCAAGGACCGGCTGCTCGCCTTCCTGAAGGAAAAAGTGCTGACGCTGGGCACCGCGGCGTGCCCGCCCTATCACCTTGCGATCGTGATCGGCGGCACCTCGGCCGAGCTCTGCATGAAGACGGTGAAGCTGGCGTCCGCGCGCTATCTCGACGCGCTGCCGACGCAGGGCTCGCCGGATGGTAATGCCTTCCGCGACGTCGAGATGGAGCAGGAAATCCACAAGATGACGCAGTCGCTCGGTGTCGGCGCGCAGTTCGGCGGCAAATATTTCTGCCACGACGTGCGCGTGATCCGCATGCCGCGTCACGGCGCCTCGCTGCCGATCGGCCTTGGCGTGTCCTGTTCGGCCGATCGCCAGGTGCTCGGCAAGATCACCAAGGACGGCATCTATCTCGAAGAGCTCGAGCACAATCCGGCGCAATATTTGCCGCAGGTCGAGCAGACGCTCGGCGGCGAGGTGGTCAAGATCGACCTCAACCAGCCCATGAAGGACATCCTTGCGACCTTCTCCAACTATCCGATCAAGACGCGGGTCTCCATGACCGGCACCATGATCGTCGCGCGCGATAGCGCGCATGCCAAGCTGCGCGAGCGTCTGGAGCGCGGCGAGCCGCTGCCGGACTATTTCAAGAACCACCCGGTCTATTACGCCGGTCCCGCCAAGACGCCGGAAGGCTACGCCTCCGGTGCGTTCGGCCCGACCACTGCAGGACGCATGGATTCTTTCGTCGACCAGTTCCAGGCCGCCGGCGGCTCGATGGTGATGGTCGCGAAAGGTAATCGCGCGCCTGCCGTGCGCGAGGCCTGCAAGAAATATGGCGGCTTCTATCTCGGCTCGATCGGTGGTGCTGCGGCAAACCTCGCCGAGCACTGCATCAAGAAGGTCGAGGTGCTCGAATATCCCGAGCTCGGCATGGAAGCGATCTGGCGCATCGAGGTCGTGGACTTCCCGGCCTTCATCATCATCGACGACAAGGGCAACGACTTCTTCAAGGAGTTGAACCTGGGCTGA
- a CDS encoding DUF3616 domain-containing protein, with translation MSLPARTRIRPFLALAIIALATASPASADMLEPQSPAWQLSEPFKKSTDARTNLSGAACATPKSCLIVNDEKKYAQFFKIEGTTIDPGKVIRLLGDQASGDPDAEGAAYDDGYFYVIGSHGRKRHDPNDSNPTSYHVFRIPVDKTTGKPAFPISDDEVIGVEASVTRLRGAIKDALPAAYDKPLGDNGANIEGIAVADGQMYLGFRGPSDDGKAYILAVDAKAVFAESTPLNAELKTLPLGTTVGIRDIAAVSGGLLLLTGPVNEQQITPAIVFYDPKTGTLGTSHPLKVADTTAKAETLLVLSDAAGQPWRVLVMFDGPENGAPAEYRVPR, from the coding sequence ATGTCCCTCCCCGCACGCACCCGCATCCGCCCGTTCCTGGCCCTCGCCATCATTGCGCTCGCCACGGCATCGCCTGCTAGCGCCGACATGCTCGAGCCGCAGTCGCCGGCCTGGCAACTGAGCGAGCCGTTCAAGAAGAGCACCGATGCCCGCACCAATCTCAGCGGCGCGGCCTGCGCGACGCCGAAATCCTGTCTCATCGTCAACGACGAGAAGAAATACGCGCAGTTCTTCAAGATCGAGGGCACGACGATCGATCCCGGCAAGGTCATCCGCCTGCTCGGCGATCAGGCGAGCGGCGATCCCGATGCCGAGGGCGCTGCTTACGACGACGGCTATTTCTACGTCATCGGATCGCACGGCCGCAAACGCCATGATCCCAACGACAGCAATCCGACGAGCTATCACGTCTTTCGCATTCCCGTCGACAAGACCACGGGAAAGCCGGCCTTTCCAATCTCGGACGACGAGGTCATCGGCGTCGAGGCATCCGTGACGCGGCTGCGCGGAGCGATCAAGGACGCGCTTCCCGCCGCCTACGACAAGCCGCTGGGCGACAACGGCGCCAACATCGAGGGCATCGCAGTCGCGGACGGACAGATGTATCTCGGCTTCCGCGGGCCCTCCGACGACGGCAAGGCCTACATCCTCGCGGTGGATGCAAAGGCCGTGTTCGCCGAAAGCACGCCGCTGAATGCAGAGCTGAAGACGCTGCCGCTCGGCACGACAGTCGGGATCAGGGACATCGCCGCCGTCTCAGGCGGTCTGCTGCTGTTGACCGGGCCGGTCAACGAGCAACAGATCACGCCTGCGATCGTGTTCTACGATCCCAAAACCGGAACGCTCGGCACCAGCCACCCTCTCAAGGTCGCTGACACCACCGCGAAGGCCGAGACGCTGCTGGTGCTGAGCGACGCCGCGGGACAGCCGTGGCGCGTGCTTGTCATGTTCGACGGGCCGGAGAACGGCGCGCCGGCGGAATACCGCGTGCCGCGCTAA
- a CDS encoding SH3 domain-containing protein produces the protein MRVLGLIAAAVLCVATARAGDNEPAWRASALALVPAGYVAGEAYRADTAGLTGYLAVDSASSNDPKTPASVFAPRQVLVVKLTSDGTRAVSAELKPRTDPARATSDSDGDGSEYDKSHAELEAKRTTLPDGTEPCDLGAWSVDKDPKGLNVRAGPSVTARVLGTLPPPYHLKMGGAENTPEGGWLTEFRIIGFKDGWFLIEGAKPPGKDYEDEKRYPRNAPKPYAGRGWVAANKVGASYANGYTRMGGLFTAPFVDAGWRPAQRELGGTLDTDGGPKRVLACSGHWGLVESHDGVRGWWRALCSNQVTNCS, from the coding sequence ATGCGCGTTCTCGGTCTCATCGCCGCAGCGGTCCTGTGCGTCGCGACGGCGCGCGCAGGCGACAACGAACCGGCGTGGCGCGCGAGCGCGCTCGCCCTGGTGCCCGCGGGATACGTGGCGGGCGAGGCCTATCGCGCCGACACTGCTGGACTCACCGGCTACCTCGCGGTCGATTCCGCAAGCTCGAACGACCCGAAGACGCCGGCAAGCGTCTTCGCGCCGCGTCAGGTGCTTGTCGTCAAGCTCACAAGTGACGGCACGCGCGCGGTGTCGGCCGAGTTGAAGCCGCGCACCGATCCAGCCCGCGCGACAAGCGATTCCGACGGCGACGGAAGCGAGTACGACAAATCTCACGCCGAGCTTGAGGCGAAGCGCACGACGCTTCCTGACGGCACCGAGCCCTGCGATCTCGGCGCGTGGTCCGTCGACAAGGACCCGAAGGGCCTGAACGTGCGCGCCGGACCGTCGGTGACGGCGCGCGTTCTGGGCACCCTGCCCCCGCCCTATCACCTCAAGATGGGCGGTGCCGAAAACACGCCCGAAGGCGGCTGGCTGACCGAATTCCGCATCATCGGCTTCAAGGACGGCTGGTTCCTGATCGAAGGCGCCAAGCCGCCGGGCAAGGACTACGAGGACGAGAAGAGATATCCGCGCAACGCGCCAAAACCCTATGCAGGGCGCGGCTGGGTCGCCGCCAACAAGGTCGGCGCCTCCTATGCCAACGGCTACACCCGCATGGGCGGATTGTTTACAGCGCCCTTCGTCGACGCCGGATGGCGGCCCGCGCAGCGCGAGCTCGGCGGTACGCTCGATACCGACGGCGGACCGAAGCGCGTTCTCGCCTGCAGCGGCCATTGGGGCCTGGTCGAAAGCCATGACGGCGTGCGGGGCTGGTGGCGGGCGCTGTGCTCCAACCAGGTCACGAACTGCAGCTAG